A single window of Nicotiana sylvestris chromosome 3, ASM39365v2, whole genome shotgun sequence DNA harbors:
- the LOC104213001 gene encoding NAC domain-containing protein 78-like: MSMVPAARSGCIMGVRFHPTEAELINFLKRFLKGELLPSECPNFQLADIYGDQPPWEIFGASDHPEEEKVRYIFTRLKKQKSEHTRVRRNCANGTWKGQTGIFPIKNGKGTVVGFRRCFKFQTSSKEREHNKIWLMKEYSVGDDFFKENNIPKEDIVVCRIKKNIRAEKNHGVTMEEQDVPKVIEAMLHGPDEVYGTTILQPATTCQAAEHQVMDETQKMNEQNNNNNDCSYYQQEINWADDLLIRIDDFGDIIW; this comes from the coding sequence ATGTCGATGGTACCAGCTGCACGCAGTGGGTGTATCATGGGTGTTCGGTTTCACCCTACTGAAGCAGAGTTGATCAACTTTCTGAAAAGGTTCCTAAAGGGCGAGCTTTTGCCGAGTGAATGCCCTAATTTCCAACTTGCCGATATCTATGGAGACCAACCACCATGGGAGATATTTGGAGCTTCTGATCATCCCGAAGAAGAGAAGGTTCGCTATATTTTTACTCGGTTGAAGAAGCAGAAGAGCGAACATACAAGGGTTCGTCGAAATTGCGCCAACGGGACATGGAAAGGCCAAACCGGTATTTTTCCTATCAAGAATGGTAAGGGAACTGTGGTTGGGTTTAGAAGATGTTTCAAGTTTCAAACtagtagtaaagaaagagagcATAATAAAATTTGGCTGATGAAAGAATATTCCGTCGGGGATGATTTCTTCAAAGAAAACAATATTCCTAAAGAGGATATTGTAGTGTGTCGAATCAAGAAGAATATAAGAGCTGAGAAAAATCATGGGGTAACTATGGAGGAGCAAGATGTTCCAAAAGTAATCGAAGCTATGTTGCATGGACCTGATGAAGTTTACGGCACAACAATACTACAACCAGCAACAACTTGTCAAGCAGCTGAACATCAAGTTATGGACGAGACTCAGAAGATGAACGaacagaataataataataatgactgCTCCTACTACCAACAGGAGATTAATTGGGCTGATGATCTGCTCATACGTATTGACGACTTTGGAGATATAATCTGGTGA
- the LOC138888432 gene encoding uncharacterized protein has protein sequence MTRLAYLEAELARLSQENADLRTETVVLRRAVGEDAPQRGAERLKVRIPEPKAFSGARSARELANFLWDMEQYFHVIRVQDEMEKVTLTSMYLSEDAKLWWRTRVAEDESLGRPKIESWERLKKELKDQFLPSNTSWIARDKLKKLKHTGSVRAYVKEFTSLMLSISNMSEEDKLHNFMSGLQQWAQLELRRQNIQSLASAVAAADALGDFHLSDETSTSKSNDGKKDKAKEWKKSENGNAHEDKGKGKQEAGTSKSKENGSKFSGCFLCDGPHRARDCPNKAVLNAMTAAEKRAALEALDSEKQAVGVNAIVAEEKRGQGALIVNPLGLLH, from the coding sequence ATGACAAGGCTTGCCTACCTTGAGGCAGAATTGGCAAGGCTAAGTCAAGAGAATGCGGATCTGAGGACGGAAACAGTGGTGCTACGACGTGCTGTGGGCGAGGATGCTCCTCAACGTGGTGCTGAACGTCTCAAGGTGAGAATTCCTGAACCTAAGGCATTTAGTGGTGCAAGGAGTGCACGTGAGTTGGCGAATTTTCTTTGGGATATGGAGCAGTACTTTCATGTTATTCGTGTGCAAGATGAGATGGAGAAAGTAACCTTAACTAGCATGTATTTGAGTGAAGATGCTAAGTTATGGTGGCGCACTCGTGTGGCTGAAGATGAAAGTTTGGGTAGACCAAAGATTGAGTCGTGGGAGCGGCTTaaaaaggaattgaaggatcagttCCTTCCTAGTAATACATCTTGGATTGCTAGGGACAAACTGAAAAAGTTGAAACACACCGGATCAGTTAGAGCATATGTGAAAGAGTTCACATCTTTGATGCTGAGCATCAGCAACATGTCGGAAGAAGACAAGTTGCACAACTTCATGAGCGGGCTGCAACAGTGGGCACAACTCGAGTTGCGAAGGCAGAATATTCAAAGCCTTGCAAGTGCTGTGGCTGCGGCTGATGCATTGGGCGATTTTCACTTGAGTGATGAGACTTCTACTTCAAAGTCCAACGACGGAAAGAAGGACAAGGCAAAGGAGTGGAAGAAAAGTGAAAATGGCAATGCACATGAAGACAAGGGGAAGGGAAAGCAGGAAGCTGGAACATCAAAAAGCAAGGAGAATGGCAGCAAATTCAGTGGTTGTTTCCTTTGTGATGGACCACATCGAGCAAGGGACTGTCCGAACAAGGCAGTGTTAAATGCCATGACTGCCGCGGAGAAGAGGGCTGCATTGGAGGCGCTGGACAGTGAAAAACAAGCTGTTGGTGTCAATGCAATTGTAGCTGAAGAGAAACGGGGTCAAGGTGCGTTGATTGTCAACCCCTTAGGACTCTTACATTGA
- the LOC138888433 gene encoding uncharacterized protein codes for MAGGNNELRERLTKLEALVGNVPDGEEFQTLMTRLAYLEVELARLSQENADLRTETVVLRRAVGEDAPQRGAERLKVRIPEPKAFSGARSARELENFLWDMEQYFHAIRVQDEMEKVTLTSMYLSEDAKLWWRTRVAEDESLGRPKIESWERLKKELKDQFLPSNTSWIARDKLKKLKHTGSVRAYVKEFTSLMLSISNMSEEDKLHNFMSGLQQWAQLELRRQNIQSLASAVAAADALGDFHLSDETSTSKSNDGKKDKAKEWKKSENGNAHEDKGKGKQEAGTSRSKEKGSKFSGCFLCDGPHRARDCPNKAVLNAMTAAEKRAALEALDSDKQAVGVNAIVAEEKRGQGALIVNPLGLLH; via the coding sequence ATGGCTGGTGGTAACAATGAACTGCGGGAAAGGCTAACGAAACTGGAAGCATTGGTGGGAAATGTTCCTGATGGTGAAGAATTTCAGACCCTTATGACAAGGCTTGCCTACCTTGAGGTAGAATTGGCAAGGCTAAGTCAAGAGAATGCGGATCTGAGGACGGAAACAGTGGTGCTACGACGTGCTGTGGGCGAGGATGCTCCTCAACGTGGTGCTGAACGTCTCAAGGTGAGAATTCCTGAACCTAAGGCATTTAGTGGTGCAAGGAGTGCACGTGAGTTGGAGAATTTTCTTTGGGATATGGAGCAGTACTTTCATGCTATTCGTGTGCAAGACGAAATGGAGAAAGTAACCTTGACTAGCATGTATTTGAGTGAAGATGCTAAGTTATGGTGGCGCACTCGTGTGGCTGAAGATGAAAGTTTGGGTAGACCAAAGATTGAGTCGTGGGAGCGGCTTaaaaaggaattgaaggatcagttCCTTCCTAGTAATACATCTTGGATTGCTAGGGACAAACTGAAAAAGTTGAAACACACCGGATCAGTTAGAGCATATGTGAAAGAGTTCACATCTTTGATGCTGAGCATCAGCAACATGTCGGAAGAAGACAAGTTGCACAACTTCATGAGCGGGCTGCAACAGTGGGCACAACTCGAGTTGCGAAGGCAGAATATTCAAAGCCTTGCAAGTGCTGTGGCTGCGGCTGATGCATTGGGCGATTTTCACTTGAGTGATGAGACTTCTACTTCAAAGTCCAACGACGGAAAGAAGGACAAGGCAAAGGAGTGGAAGAAAAGTGAAAATGGCAATGCACATGAAGACAAGGGGAAGGGAAAGCAGGAAGCTGGAACTTCAAGGAGCAAGGAGAAGGGCAGCAAATTCAGTGGTTGTTTCCTTTGTGATGGACCACATCGAGCGAGGGACTGTCCGAACAAGGCAGTGTTAAATGCCATGACTGCCGCGGAGAAGAGAGCTGCATTGGAGGCGCTAGACAGTGACAAACAAGCTGTTGGTGTCAATGCAATTGTAGCTGAAGAGAAACGAGGTCAAGGTGCGTTGATTGTCAACCCCTTGGGACTCTTACATTGA